The sequence AGGACCTTCTTGATGCGCTTTTCCGTCGCGACCACCTCGTTGCGGCAGTTCGTTAGCTGACGTTTGCGATCCTCGACCGAGatttcctgcagcgcctggACCAGCTCGTCCTTGCGGCGGAACAGATTGTTGGTGAGCAAGTTCTCCAGCTTGTTTTTCGTCACCTCGAGGCTCATGCGGGACGTGAACGCTTCCTTGTTCTCCTGATTCAGCCGCCGGATTTCATCGTTCAGCGAGTCAACCTCGTGCTGGTCCTGCACCGACAGCTGCGACATTAGCTCCTGGTGCAGTTCGTTCTCCAGCCCTTCCTTGGTGCTGGTCATCGCCTCCAGGTTGGCCTTACACTGGGCCAGCGAACGTTCCTTCGGGCTGCGGAACCGCTCGATACGCGACAGCTCGTCCTTCATCAGCCGAATGTCGGCCTGTATCTTCTCGAACGCATCCTTCGATTTGCCCTGCTTCGTTTCCGTCTTTTGCATCTCCGACACGATCGAGTTAATGTTCGCCTCGGTTTGCTTCAGCTCGGCCCGAAAGTCGGCCAACTCTTTCTCGTGCTCCTGGATCAGCTGGCTGTACTCGGACCGCTTCTTCTGCATCTCCAACCGCGAGCGGGACGTGTTAAAGTATCCACCGGTAAGCGAACCCTTCGACGATACCTGATCGCCCTCGAGCGTCACGCAGTCGAGCCCGGTACTTTTGGCCAGCTCGGTCGCACGCTCCAAATTACGACAGATGAGCGTTTTGCCGAAGATGTACCGCAACGCCTTATCGTACTGCTCTTCGTACTTGAGCTTCGAAATCATCGGAATGGAATCGGGATCCTCCGGATAGTCGTGGATCTTTACCTGCAGTCGGTTCAGTGGCATGAACGTGACCTCGCCCGGCAGCTTCTGCTTGTTCATTTCCTTCAGAATTTGGGTACCGACCCGGTCCGATTCGACGATGTGATGAAACAAACGATTGCCGGCCGTCACCTCGACCGCGGTGTAGATCGATTTGTCACAGTTAAAGTTCTCAATCACCGGCCCGTAGTAGGCGTTGGCAATCTCCGCAAACTCACGGCCCCGCTGCTGGAAGCTTTCCAACACTTTGCGCACCGAATCGCGCCCGTTCAGGATCGGCTTACCGGCCATCGAACGTAGCGCTTGGTCCGCGCGCGCCAATTCTTCCTTATACCCCGACAGTGTCTGCGTGACCGCCGTTTCCTTCTTCCAGATATCGTTCCTCAAACTCTGGTAGTggtcctttttcttcttcagctcgTAAAAGTTCTTGTTGTGCTCGTCGATCTGGACGCGCAACTGCTCGAACGATTCCGTGTGCTCCTGGATCTTCTTTTCCAGCTCGCTCTGCTTCGAGATGTCCTTCTTCAGATCATCCTGCAGCTTGTTCTGATGGGATATCTTATCCTTGATCTGTTTGTTCAACGATTTCAGCTCACCCTGGATCCACTTGTCACGTTCCTCCTTCGAGGAGAACTGTGATCCACGGCCCTGCTTGGCGTACAGCTCTTTGCGCTTTTGCTCCTTCAGATTCAACTCGCGCGAGCATTCTTCCTCCTTGCGACGCATCGCTTCGTACCGGGGGCGAACCTGTTCCagctccttctccttctcggCGATCGTGATCTTCAACCGTTCGAGCTCCTGTTCCGCCCGTTCCTTCGATTTGTTATCGCCCTGCACCTCGTCCGACAGGTCGGAAATCGTTAGGTCGAGCTTGGTTTTCTCGCGCAACAGCTGCTGATGTTCGGTCGCTAGCACCGACTTTTCGTCCTTTGCCGTCACCACATCTTTCTTAGCATCTTTCAACGACTTTTGGGCGTTTTTAAGCCGCTCCTGGGCTTTTTGTATTTCCTGCGTAAGTAGCATCTGTTTGTCGCCGGACGATTTGCGCTGCGTGTCCAGCTCTTCCAGCTGTTTGCGCGTTTCCTTCAGCTCCGTCTCGTAGATGACGTACTCGAGCGTTCGGCGTGCCTTGTCCCACTTCTGGTACTCGGACAGTTCCTCCTTTTCCTCCTCGAGCGTTTTCAGCCGATCCTCGATCGTGCGCAGATACTCGGAAATCTTTTCCAGCTTGCCTTCGCTTTCACGCAGCAGATTCATTGATTCTTCCTTACGCTCGTCGTACACTCGCGTTCCGGCCACCTCTCGGAGCAGCTTCAAACGATGCGAATCGGGTGCCGTTGCCATCTGGTTGATCTTACCCTGCTTCACGATGTAGTACGGGTTGGAGTTGGAAAAGCCGGCCGATTCGAGCAGATTGACCACCTCCGAGCGGGGTACGACTTTCTTGTTGAGGAAATATTGATCCTTCTTTGCGCCGATCACTCGGCGAAGATAGATTTCCTCCTTGTCGATCGGTACACGATTGTCCGAGTTGTCGAAAATGATTTCCACGTAAGCGGACATGGCCCGGGGGCCCGTTCCTTCATGCAGCAATGCCTGCCTCTGCTCCGGCCGCAGATGGGTAAACTCATCGCTGAGCACAAACTGAATCGCGTAGAAGAAGTTACTCTTGCCCGATCCATTACGGCCCACCACTACGTTGTGCCGTTTGTCGAAGGGCTCCACCACGGTTTGCTCCCGGTAGCTCTTGAAGCCCTGAATGATGACCtgtgggagaagaaaaaatgattttaggtttacaagaataaaaaaacggatTAAGAGGGGTTTTTACCTGTTTTATATGCATTTTTGATGGAGAAAATATCTTCCTTTCTTCCACAACTGGAACCACAATGTAAtgtgccttcttcttcttcttctttttcggtgGCCACTAGCTGGAGAGTTCTGATGGTGATGGAGAATGGAATGGTTAACCAGAAGTTCCACAAATCGTTTGCAAAGGACTTACGGCACAGTCCCGAATTGATTGCGGTCACTTTAAATCAGGCAAAATCGCCCAAAATGCTTCGATGCCGCACACTTTCGTATGGTCAGCACGCACCAATCCGGCAGCTAGAAGCCACTAGCTTTAGGCTATCGTATAGCCCTCTATTTGCAGCATTGCGattgttttccacttttccaccaacaaaacACCGGTTGCGCTCGCAACTAGGCGAAGCCCAACCCGAATTTGGCAAACTTTTCCAATAGAAAAATGCGATTTCCTTTCAGGACGCCACCGTATAAACAAACCTCTCCTCAGACGCGCTTGGTCGAGTTGATCGATTATGGCTGCACCGTTACCTTTCGTCGACGAAGCAAAAGTAACGTAAACATGCcaactgacagctgtcagccGGGTTGTCATAATAATGCGCGCGAAATCAAATGCTAACGTcgctttgttgttgtggaagGTGGCTAATTGTGTGCCGTGCTGGGCTGGTTATTTCTTAGTTTTTAGGGAAATAAAAGCGAAGGAACGAGATGATTAACTCGCGGCAAAACTATCTGAATGCTAAGCGCTTTTCGGCGGATCTGGCACTGGAGCACATCATACCGCACAACGTGTGTTTCTATCTGATTCCGCCGATCGTGGATCTGACGATCGACGAATTCGAGAAGCTGGCCCTGGAACGTTTGAAGATGCTGCGCCTGCTCGAGCAGGTTACGGCCAAAAACCCGAAAGTATCATCGGATGCATGGCGCGAAGCGGTTCTCCACGACGTTAACCACGAAGGGCTCCGTACGTACGCCAAACTGGCCCGTGGAAACGTGAACGACGATGTCAGCAAAGCCGCCCGGCGTAGGGATTATTTGTCACATTTCATCCTGCGCTTTGCCTACTGCCGGTCGGAAGAGTTACGCCGCTGGTTCGTGGCTCGAGAGATGGAACTGTTCAAGCTAAAGTTTGGCGGTTTAACGACGCGGGACGTGAAGGATTTCCTGGAGGTGTACGAGCTGGACTACAAACCGCTCACCGACGAAGAGAAGCTGGACATTTCGGAACATCTGTGCGCGAGCACGATGAACATTACCCGGCTGAAGGTGGAGACGCAAGACTTCTACGCGGTCCATTTTACCGAAGTGCTAAACCTGGTGCGCGATCGAAAATGCTTCCTGAAGGGCGGCATGGCGTACATTACACCCGAACACTTTACGCACGTGATCGGTAAGAAGCATCAGCAGCTGATTGAGGACGGTCTGAAGGGCCATTTGCGCCTGCTGCCCACGCTGGAAATCGACGAACGGTTCTCGATGCTGCTGAAATCGATCCACACGTCGTACACGGGCAAAAACTATACCGTCGCGAAAACGGGCTCCGTGCCGATCGAAAGTCTCGACCAGCTGTCGAAGAAATCGTTCGCCCTTTGCATGCGCAACGTGCACGACACGCTCCGGGCCACGCACCATCTCAAGCACGCCGGGCGCATGCAGTACACACTGTTCCTGAAGGCGATCGGTGTGACGATGGAGGATGCGCTGCGCTTCTGGCGCGAGGAGCTCACCCGCGGGAAGATACCGATCGAAAAGTTCGAGAAAGAGTATGCGTACAACATCCGGCACAACTACGGCAAGGAAGGTTCGCGGGTCAACTATTCTCCCTATTCGTGCATGAAAGTGATCACGACACCGATCGGGCCGGGTGAAACGCATGGCTGTCCGTTTAAAAATCTGGATCCGAGTTCGCTTAGGATGAAGCTGACCGGGTACGGATTGAGCGCGCTCGATGCCGACGAGGTGGCCGGGTATGCGGCCAAGGGCCACTATCAGATAGCGTGCGGCAAGTACTACGAGGTGATCCACGAAACGAAGCTAGAGGAGGGCATTAACCATCCAAACCAGTACTTCGAGCTGAGCCAGCTAACGATGGAGGGTAAAGAACGACCCAGGCAAGGAAATGCACCGAATCAAACGGCTCGCCGGAACTACAACCAAACGAACAGTCAGTCGACGCAGGACAGTGGATCGAGCTATGTGGCTGATTCGAGCACACTCAACGGTGCGGAGGATATGGAACTGTGGGAAATAATGGAATCGAAGGATAAAGAGGCGGATGTTACGATAAGTGAAGCAACGGCCACGGTTTACGATAAGAAGCAACTAACGCCGAAGCAAAGCAAATCCACGCAGGAATGGGAGGATGACGATTTCGATATGCTAGAGTTTAACGAGTGATGGCGGGGTGGTATTTATAATTGTAGGTTTAATAACGTTCGCTGTACTTTTTTACCTATACAATGGACAATTAATATAGAAATAAATGGTTCATTTTGAGAAGTAACTAACGGGTGAGCCTTATGGAATTCGTTCTCACGAACAGTTgcgcgcctgaaggtatgcaatccgaaGTCACATGGCTCAagcaatgtaaaaaaaatagaaggtGTTTCCGAGCATTTACTTAGTTTGATTTAAATCGCTGTTATTTGTGAATAACCACAGGAATACACATTCTCCACTTTTCTTTCCAATTAATACTAATAACTTCCTAGAGTAAACTTTTTCCTAAGCCACACTACTTTGGCAGTGAATTTAGGACGTGTTGACAATGACACAGTATTTAGCACTCCCAGCATACCAACACCGCTGAAGCCATCTGGTTCGCACCAGACATTTTACCAGACCCACCAAGGGAGTGAAGGTCAACAACTCCACACGCGAACCGCAGATCCAACAGAtccaaccaccaccagtaCCGTCGAAGATGACGTAATGCTGGTGCGGCTGAGACCAGCTGCAACCAGCACAGCATAGCTTACGGCCCAactgaaataaaatcaaaccaaaaatCGACCACCCAGCACTCAGCTTATTTTTTTTAGCAAAATAATTGTAATGTTCGTTTTATTTGTAAATATCTTCAAAAATAAGGTAATGCACGAAATCAAAACGAGCTTACAAATAAATATATGTTCAATGACTTGCTCCCTACCATCGCGCGGCGTTCCGTTGCGCAGCACATGGTGCTGCAcccgctgctgttgcttcctGTACTAGCGAAAGTACTGCAATAGCTAACCGAAATGGTTTTGCACGTATAGTGGCATCGATTTGTATCGTTTCGTACACATTTTACGGCACACTGACTGACTGATCCTAGGGCCGTCGTTacgacagttttttttttgtaaagcgTTTACtatatacaaacaaacacacacattgcacGCACATTTAAATATACAAAACTAAAAGAAACTTGTTCTGGTTGAGAATCGGACAAAACATCGGAACATGCGTCGTGGTGCCTGCTGCTAAACCTTCCTCCGGTGGATAATTTTGTTCCTTTGCATTTTGTTAACATAAATTGCTAATTTgggtaaaacaaaataattggTTCCTTTCGTTATGGCATGCGAGTTCTACTTCTAGTGGCTTTCTGCTGACTATTTAAGCGGGGGTAAGTAAGGTGAAAGTTAAAAGCATACAaagaagcaacacaaaatTGTAAACACTGGCGGATAGTTTCCTATACCGGGACGTGGAGGGGGGCTAAAAACGTTTAAACTGGGAACGAGAAAGTGGATAAAGCGAGGGAAAACATCTAAATAAAACCTCTTTTACATTAAACGAGAACAAAGCTTACAAACTATCCATATGACACTAGAGCATTGCGGACGCGGACAATCTCGAACGCGTTATAACACAAGGTGTCCTCTGAAAAGCTCAATCCAACGACTAGAAGCACTTGTTTTTGAACTCGAATCCTaccattaaaataaacctgacCTAAAATCTGACTCCTTACCTCCCAAACGCTGACGACCACAGGCAGTCAGACCTATTAACAGCTTATCGTCCTATACCTCACCTAAAACGGAACAGTtagtccctttttttccttttccgcccTGTCCTGGTCACTAACTTATCGCTTAAATAACGCAATAATTGGTTAACACTAGATTTATCcaccgttttgttttccgttttaaACTCCTTACTCGTCGCATTTGCACATGCACCGTTTCCTACTCCGCTTCCTCCGGCACATGGTCCTCTGTAGTGTACCCATGCACCTGTGTAAGCAACACTCCTACGTAATACGATAAGGCATTTCTGTGTTTCACAATGGCAATAAGCTTTgttcgtgtgtctgtgttactgtttgctgtgtgtcgTTTTGATTTGCTACGCTACTACTTATTgcttttcccccgttttttgCAAAGCAATCGCGACGTCCTGCGCACGTTTGTTTGATCTCCTTAAAGGACAAATCTATAGTAAAGCGGAAGGCTACGATAAGGTAAGCCGCATTAGGGTTTTGGGCTCGCGAATCACCTCAAAACTTGCCCACCAGCGTAATCGTACAGCCATTGTTGTGGTGCTCGATCACCTGCTGCTTCAGCTGGAATATGTGCTGCTTCAGGCTGCACACCACACCGCTCAGCTCGGAATTTTGCGTTTTCAGTTCCTTGACTCGCTCCTCCAGCTTCGAGATGCGTTCCAGCTTCCGCCGGCGGCACTTGGAGGCGGCCACCCGGTTCCGCAACCGCTTCCGTTCCAGCTTGATGCGCTCCTGCGATTCCATATCGATCGGACTGACCGGGGGCGATTGATTGCTCGAGGTGGCCTGCGGTTCCTCCTTCACAACGCCTGGGTAATCTGTGTGGGTTAGGAAAATTGAAACCGATCATTAGATGGTGGGTCTTCTGGCAGAGAAACCGTGCCACTGCTTACCTAAGTTTGTGTAGGTAATTTCTCCCCCGCTCATACCATTATTGTGGCCGGAAGCTAGTACCGTACTGGCGAGATTGTTTGTCGTCGTACCACCCACCACCGGTACCACGGTCGTCGGGGCGGCCGTAGTAGGTGGACACAGCCGTTCCGCCGGTGCACCGCCAATGTTCGCACTGGGACCATTGTTGTTATTGCTCGTATTGCtgttattattgttgttgttgttcgtgttCAGCTTGCTGGTGGTGTCCTTCTTGTGGATGGAAAGCAGCGCATCCTCGAACCCTTTCGCAAACTGTTGCTGCTCGGACGTGGCCGATGGTGGGAAGATGATGGCGCTGGGCGTCGGCGTCGGTAGCGTCGCGTTGGTGCTAATGATTTTCTCCAACTCGGGCGACACCAGCTTCAGCATCTGCATGTCCGGCGAGGGCAGTACCGAGGGCATGGTGACGGACGCATTGTACCGCGTTTTGCGTGCCTTTCCCGGTGCGAGGTTCAGCTCGAGCGTGGCGGGCCGCTTCAACCCATTCCCGTTGCCCGTCGTAACACCGttcgtcgtggtggtggaCGGTACGAACTGGGCGTTATTGTCCTCGTAGAACGATTCCatcgtgttgttgttggtgtgtttgctgttcAGCACGTTGTTCCGCATCTTGCTGCTATTAGGTATTGGTGTCTCACGGTGCTTCAGCTTCGGctggtagcaaaaaaaagtgctccCGCAATTAACCCGGGCCTATAGCACTATGGCTTGTTAAGCCGTGCCAAGATTAAATATTTACGGTGTTGTTTAGGCACAGGGAacgaaatgtcaaattgcGTACGATAAACAACAACCTTCGCTTCTTTGCCCAATCGAAGAATGCACTGACACTTGTTCGTTTGCTACACACCCATACAGccgtcacacaaacacactgctGCGCTGATGTTGCAATCTTTATGTTTTGGGTTGCATACAGAAATCACGTTTTGAAGGTTAACGAGTCCCGCGTTCCGCGCACTGGAGAGCTTACAGATGCCACCGCGGCTGATAGTTTATCTATCGCGGTCCCTTGCAACTTCCCCGACAAGGGAGGACTAATATCACAATAAACACGGGAAGAGGAAATGACAGGCAATTTGAAGCACTAGCGctagctcacacacacacacagatacacaacTAACGTAAAGATACACACTGCTGCTGATTATCTGCGTTTCTTTCGATTTGCTTGTTCCGCTAAGGTCACTTGGATGTGTTATTTGctggggttttcttttttcttaacGTGTTCGCCCAGTTCCGTCTTGCGAATAAGCTTCAAGTGTGCTAAGAGGCGAACTTTTTATCTGCTGTGTCGTTCTTTGCTTTGTGTCGCGCACGCACACTGTGACACAAGCAGCGAGagctccaaacacacacacacacacacgcacgcgtaCGCACAAGACCGCGCAATAATAATGAAACTGTCCCACTGGCAACAACACAAAGTATATATGCGGACCCAAATGAAAAGTGCGCGGGGTCTTTTCACGGGTTttgccgtgtgtgtttcttgtcacgcacacaaacaaacacgtgCGCGCACACACTGCTGCGACAACTGGGGAGAGATTTCGCAATGCACGGCAGCCTACGCCTAATTTATTCGACGTGTTTTACTGCCTGCCTGGTTGGTTTGGGACGGGTGGTGTCACATTTGCTTTTCGCACCTTTTCCACACTGATAATTTTCCAATCCCTTTTAAAGCCACACTTAGAACCGATGTTCACTTATCACAAACATAACAAAACATACACGGTGACCGGGGAGATGCAATTGTGTGCCCTTTGCGTACGAAAATGTTTCGTCGTCTCGTGATGGAAAACGATCGCTACCCGCTGCTGTCGAAGAAGcacaccgagcagcagcacacacgcgcgcgtccGGCTTGAACGTAGATAAACGAATGAATggcgaatggaaaaaaatgaagccgACTTGAACACCGACGGATCGGTTTGCGGGTAGTAGTGTTCGGCCGTGGAACATATGATTCATGGTGCTAAAAATAGCACGAGAGACGTCATCGGCGTGCGCTACGATTGGCTACCCGTGCTTCGCTGTGTGCTTGATCGTGTTGGGGAACCGTGCTGTTGCGCGTGTATTGTGTTGTGTTCGATTTTTCGCCtgttttcacccatttccaaCCCACCGATGGCCCACCCAGCTCACCCGACCTTGCTGGTGCCGATTTTTGGGGAGTTTCTTGTGGAGCGCGCGCGGAATGTTTAAAGACACGGCTTGAAATTGCGGGACCCGGTGGGCCGCAATATCGGGCCGGGTTGCGTTTTGAGGATGCGAAGTCGATGCGTGTATGCAAGAGTTTGAAAGCTGTTAAATCGCACCCCACACACAATGCCACCGGGTACAGTGCTGCACGAATTTTGTGCATCGTGGAAGCTTCGAGACGAACGTATACGATCgtttggaagatttttttttttttttcgtttatttatagaggctttgggtctttgagacttcattcgcctctatCGTTTGGAAGATGGAATTAGCGGAATTATTAGCGGTGAAATTTCATCAAAACTGGTTAAAAATCTAACAAGCTAAAATTTATGTCATTTAAATTTAGAGAGGTCCTCCAACCGTAGTTACTGTCCCAATATCTTCAAAAGCCTAAAGTCAATTACCAGACTTCCTTAAACACACGTCGAAAGGCCGCAGAGATGTAGTCCCAGTTGCTCGTAGAAAATCAGGCATAAGTGTTGCATCAAATAAATCAACATTATTTAGAAACATACTGTACGTTTCATACTTATCATACTTAACTAAttttattaacattttttcatcaaaatctacaagaaaaaaatgttacaaaaaTTAGACATGAAATCtatatatatttttgattttatacaaaaaaaaaacatcttctttcaatttatttgttgaagttaaaaataaaatatgaaagtTTACGTACAACTTTTGGAATAATACTCTTCTGGTTTCTATTTGTTTTGGGGCCCCAGCTAGTACGGTCAAGGAGACTATTCAAGAAATCAGGTGCAGTTTTGTAAATTAcaacaaaatagaaaaaaaaatcaaaagtgTGCTTTGAGTCCCAATTAGGCCTGTCGGCAAAAGGCGTACCGTACTGTTAGGAATAAAATTTGCACCTTCGCGTACCGGCGATCAGTGGGTGTATTGTACGGGGTGGTCGCTAATGTTTACCATATACCCCCAATCTCCACCCTGTCCCACCCCTCTCACCCTCGATTTGTCGCACCAAAAGCTTTTATTTAGCACGTATACTTTCAAGCCTTAGAATCCGGTTCCGGAAGGTAAACCAATTTGAAAGAATCCCTTTTTTTAAGCACAATTTGTCGACGACGTTGAAGGTGAAGGAAGGTAAATTGTAGATGgaaataacaataatattaattatgcGTGTGCGACAGGACAGACaacatgcttttttttgcgaatGCACCCTTTTTTGGCACACCCGGGCAAAAAGCGCGTGGAGCAAACGGCGTGCTGGAGCCGGAGGTTTTTGACCTTTGTGCCGCATTTTGGTTTGCAATTGATTTGCAATGCAGCAAAACTGTACGTTCGAATTAAGTTGCGAAGATGTCTTGCTGTATCAATTTATTATATTGTCACATAAAAAATCCTTTGTAAATTAAATAGAAAAATGTAATATTTTTCCCAGGAAATTTCAAAAACAAAGTTTTCCAATCGTAAtctattattaaaaaaaaatgttttttttttttatctcgaaGTACGCCCAAGTCCCTGCTGTTGCTAGAAGAGCtacaaatatgaaaaataaaaatgttgctgTCGTTTGCCTTTATTTAGATAGTGATAATGGttcgtatttgtttgttgtacgCGTACTTTTTTTCCGTAACGCTCAGCCTGCAAAGCAGAAACCGGCTTATCGCCAACGGCTAGCGCCACATGGTCGACTTCTCCGGATGACCGGATAACGGCCGAATTCCAGCCGAATGTCAAGAGGAGAACGTGCTGCCGAGTACAAATCGAAAGCGTCCCCGTCGGTCTATGCGCCAAGGACAAACCGTCGGGCCGTGTTCTATTCTTCTCTGCTCGGAATCAGAATCGGTCGGgtagcgacaaaaaaaaaaaacaggttgCCGGGACACGAATGCGCCTGTCAGCCTTTCGAGAGCGATGCAAGGGAATGTGCATTCTAACTGCACCGAACGAAGAAGCTGCATTGTGGTGAGGGTGACATAGAAGACCCCGGGGGTAACGATAAGCAGAAACACGTTGCAACACGAACCCGGCCTGAAGATGGCTTTTCTTCGCAGAACACGGTCACACAAGCACGGACCACGTTCTGACATCATACTTCCCTTTGGCAGCACCATCGGTTTGTTGCTATTTCTATCCTGCTTGTACTGCATGTTGAGCTATGCTCGCGGTAGGCTGggacttttttatttatctcccATTTGAGTTTGTTAGCAAAAGGCGCACGAGATGAGAGctaagagcgagagagagagagagagcgaacagaAGCAGAACCGCgatgcgaaagagagagagacaaaacaCTCAACAACTTGTTGTGTGCGCTCTTCTTCCTGCCCCGTGAGCGTCTTTTGCGGTGGCTTTTTTCAAGAAGACGCAAGTCAAAAGACGGCCAGCCAATGCAGgccagtgccagtgcgtgatgaCTCATCGGACAATTATTTCCACGTCGTCTTACCACGGCCATCCCTTGCCCTTGGGGTCCGTGTCTGTGCGATCGTGGTTTCCGTTTTTGCTTCGATCGGGgtttttcttgtcttctttcGCTTCTCAATCGTTTTTATCGTTTATCGGGGTCCTTCTCGCGCTGTTCGCTGCAGGATTGCGTACAGTGACGAGCGGTTTTTATGATCACTCGATTATACAAAGATGcaatttgctttttgttttaaagtttaaaaCTTGAGCTgagctttttgttgtttttttagtaaataaaatgaattttttgtatcattaaaatttatgtaaaGTTTTGTGAAAATAATCGATCCACATTGGGATAACATATTTTCTTAACTGAGGtattaaaaaaatggcagAAAATGCAATAAGTAGAAGCCGATATAGACAACATATTAAAGAAGCCCTAAATATAATagactgttttgtttttttttttaaatttattataaattgtTGCTCGAAGCCATTTTCTATTATATTATCTTAACTTGACGctctagcaatacggccaggcatAAAAAATCTTAATTAGGCGCTTCAAATTATAATTTCCTATTCATTTTCCTAGTCCATCGATTTATGATTTAAAGAGGAAATAGTTTaacaataaaattcaaaagtaattaaaataatgataGTGTGATGGAATACATCAGAAATCTTTAGTTGggaaaaataatggaaaattgaGCATTACATTTAAATTGAATACCAAAAaagggtatttatttatttatttatttttaattatgaaggcttgaagccgtattgtcaacaaaAGAggtaagcaatacggccaggccgttctttatgaataaattcAAAGACTTGCTTGATTTATTCACGAGCTATCTCATCAGGATTATTTCAaactaaattaatattta comes from Anopheles stephensi strain Indian unplaced genomic scaffold, UCI_ANSTEP_V1.0 ucontig290, whole genome shotgun sequence and encodes:
- the LOC118516413 gene encoding structural maintenance of chromosomes protein 3-like; its protein translation is MHIKQVIIQGFKSYREQTVVEPFDKRHNVVVGRNGSGKSNFFYAIQFVLSDEFTHLRPEQRQALLHEGTGPRAMSAYVEIIFDNSDNRVPIDKEEIYLRRVIGAKKDQYFLNKKVVPRSEVVNLLESAGFSNSNPYYIVKQGKINQMATAPDSHRLKLLREVAGTRVYDERKEESMNLLRESEGKLEKISEYLRTIEDRLKTLEEEKEELSEYQKWDKARRTLEYVIYETELKETRKQLEELDTQRKSSGDKQMLLTQEIQKAQERLKNAQKSLKDAKKDVVTAKDEKSVLATEHQQLLREKTKLDLTISDLSDEVQGDNKSKERAEQELERLKITIAEKEKELEQVRPRYEAMRRKEEECSRELNLKEQKRKELYAKQGRGSQFSSKEERDKWIQGELKSLNKQIKDKISHQNKLQDDLKKDISKQSELEKKIQEHTESFEQLRVQIDEHNKNFYELKKKKDHYQSLRNDIWKKETAVTQTLSGYKEELARADQALRSMAGKPILNGRDSVRKVLESFQQRGREFAEIANAYYGPVIENFNCDKSIYTAVEVTAGNRLFHHIVESDRVGTQILKEMNKQKLPGEVTFMPLNRLQVKIHDYPEDPDSIPMISKLKYEEQYDKALRYIFGKTLICRNLERATELAKSTGLDCVTLEGDQVSSKGSLTGGYFNTSRSRLEMQKKRSEYSQLIQEHEKELADFRAELKQTEANINSIVSEMQKTETKQGKSKDAFEKIQADIRLMKDELSRIERFRSPKERSLAQCKANLEAMTSTKEGLENELHQELMSQLSVQDQHEVDSLNDEIRRLNQENKEAFTSRMSLEVTKNKLENLLTNNLFRRKDELVQALQEISVEDRKRQLTNCRNEVVATEKRIKKVLSDTEEVDRKLSEALRLQKTLQKELETWIQKEKEAQEKLEEDGKRMEKWATKENMLHQKMDECTEKIAGLGALPNVDASYQKMSLKSLFKELEKANQHLKKYNHVNKKALDQFLSFSEQKEKLYKRKAELDVGKDKICELMQLLEARKVEAIQFTFRQVAANFSEVFKKLVPQGNGHLILRTTNDAEGNDMEREVETSDEFTGIGIRVSFTQVDAEMREMNQLSGGQKSLVALALIFAIQKCDPAPFYLFDEIDQALDAQHRSAVADMIHEQSDRAQFITTTFRPELMEKAHKFYGVRFRNKVSHVDCVTKEVARDFVDDDTTHG
- the LOC118516414 gene encoding DNA primase large subunit-like; this encodes MINSRQNYLNAKRFSADLALEHIIPHNVCFYLIPPIVDLTIDEFEKLALERLKMLRLLEQVTAKNPKVSSDAWREAVLHDVNHEGLRTYAKLARGNVNDDVSKAARRRDYLSHFILRFAYCRSEELRRWFVAREMELFKLKFGGLTTRDVKDFLEVYELDYKPLTDEEKLDISEHLCASTMNITRLKVETQDFYAVHFTEVLNLVRDRKCFLKGGMAYITPEHFTHVIGKKHQQLIEDGLKGHLRLLPTLEIDERFSMLLKSIHTSYTGKNYTVAKTGSVPIESLDQLSKKSFALCMRNVHDTLRATHHLKHAGRMQYTLFLKAIGVTMEDALRFWREELTRGKIPIEKFEKEYAYNIRHNYGKEGSRVNYSPYSCMKVITTPIGPGETHGCPFKNLDPSSLRMKLTGYGLSALDADEVAGYAAKGHYQIACGKYYEVIHETKLEEGINHPNQYFELSQLTMEGKERPRQGNAPNQTARRNYNQTNSQSTQDSGSSYVADSSTLNGAEDMELWEIMESKDKEADVTISEATATVYDKKQLTPKQSKSTQEWEDDDFDMLEFNE
- the LOC118516416 gene encoding transcription factor AP-1-like → MRNNVLNSKHTNNNTMESFYEDNNAQFVPSTTTTNGVTTGNGNGLKRPATLELNLAPGKARKTRYNASVTMPSVLPSPDMQMLKLVSPELEKIISTNATLPTPTPSAIIFPPSATSEQQQFAKGFEDALLSIHKKDTTSKLNTNNNNNNNSNTSNNNNGPSANIGGAPAERLCPPTTAAPTTVVPVVGGTTTNNLASTVLASGHNNGMSGGEITYTNLDYPGVVKEEPQATSSNQSPPVSPIDMESQERIKLERKRLRNRVAASKCRRRKLERISKLEERVKELKTQNSELSGVVCSLKQHIFQLKQQVIEHHNNGCTITLVGKF